CTAATCGCTTCATTAACCCACTCGCAGTTAGCACGTagattcttctccataggaattACTTTACGCAGGACGGttatagaattttaattaagagTAAGTAGTTTACTTAGAAATGTCCTGGTTTTTAGTGGATTAGCCGATAGTGTTAAAATAAATGGGAGGTTGAACGTGATTCAATCTAAGATTTTCACAATTCCCCGTAGAATTAAATGTGGTGTCTTCTTGAATGAATATGGTGGTGGTGTTTTTATCTCTGACTTTCTTATTGGGAGCAAGAAGAAATTCTCATTGGTTTTGGAAGCTGTTTCCACCTTTAGTTCCAGTATTTGTCAGTCTGGTCTAAACTCCATACTTACTTGTTTAATGACGGGGTAGGGCACGGCGTGCGGCACAGGGACGGGCACGGGACGGTCGACCGGGACGGCGACGTGCTTCTCCACTGTCACTGGGTACGGCTTGGGGACGGGGACGGCGTAAGGACGGTCTACTGGTACTGGGACTGCAACCTGGAATAGAGGAGAGATTTGGTTTTTAATTTCGTAAAATAAATCTTGAAGACGAAATGGATTAACATTTTGGCAATGACATGGTAAAGAATTTGAATGAATGTCTTCGATGTATGTTCACTAAGCCAATGAATTGGTTTTATTTCTTAGGTACTACaaggtaaaaaatatttgctttcaATGAGACAAACAACGTTAAAACCATCAAGACCTACCTTAACAGCAACAGGGTAAGGCCTGTCCACGGGTACAGGGTAGGGAGCAGGCACAGGCACTCCAACATGCTTCGTAACAGTCGTATGGACATCAGCTCCCACTATAGCTCCTCCAATAGGACCTCCAACCAATGGGCCTGCAGCATACCCAGCAGCAATAGGTCCAATAGGCCCACCGCCCAGATGACCCGCATATCCAAAGTGACCATGGCCCAAAGCCACTCCATGGCCAATGAGTGGAGCACTGACTCCGTAGTGACCTACTAGGCCACTTCGCTTCTGGACAACTTTGCTCGGTTCAGGCTCAGCCAGAACTGAGGCTGCCAAGAAGAGTACTGCGATCTGGAATTAGGGAAAAGATTTTTCTTTAACACCATACTTTTGGATAAGGATTTATAACTGCAAATATGGGAAGGTGGACTGGCTTGTAAGATTCAAGGTAGGTACCGTTTAATTGTCGTTATCTCCTAAAAATTGTGTTCGTATCGTCAGACTCAAAAACAACTACTGCCATATTATTAAGTTTCAttttactttcttttaatttacaCCAGATAAACAACAGCAACCAAAAACACACCCAAAGGTCACTCCCCTCACACCAAACCTATGCAAATGAAGAGAAATGGTGACCACCATCGCCAAAATTGTCCCCTGAATGCACTAACGCATACATTAAGCAGTACAATGCATCCGATTACTTTTACTTGTTGCGTGATATGACTCCATCGAACTTAGTATGTAAGAAGTACAGTCACAAACGAAATTCGTATCGGATCAGAATGGTAATGAAGGGATGCCATGCTATGGATATTAGAACATGATTTACGCGTGTTGTTGTTACGTAGGCGTGCAGTCGGGCACGGAATTAATGAAGTGTGGTGATTGTTTTGCTGTCGAACTATGTGATACTAAGAATGTTTTGTCTATGTGAGTCTATGGTATGTTAGGAACGTTTTGGTTGTACCTGCTTGGTTTGGTCTTTATTGTTCGTGTGCGTGATTGCTTAAGTGTTTGGCTGGGAAAACtgttattgtacctacatacttagtaacatttttatatcGTAATCCGACGTCTGAATTTATCGCCGGCTTATGACAATAGCCATACTTTAcatgggtttttttttaattatagacACTATCATAAACAAGTGCAACTCTATAGTTTTAGGTATTAGAAATACATCtaaagaaaatgaaaatcaaCATTTAACAATCAGGGATTCGAACTTAAAACCCGTTAAAACCGCTAGTATCTTTATACATACTTCCGTCATTTTGATAACTTTTAGACTTTAATAACCTATCAACTAAAGTTCTAGAATCCACATCTAGTTAACTAATTAGGTaactaatgcccattttcaccaacaaacaTCTAAATTTAGAGATCCCTTAAGACCATTTAttgaacacttaatacgaatatcgttttcaccaaagtttaagtgtcccttataacccttattattgggggagcccttattctaagtggcacttagttagggaaacgttaagatattgttggtgaaaacgggcataaacCTATAGGTGATGTCACCCACGTAACTCGGATCATTACTTCAACAAAAATGTGGTTCAATTAACGAGAAAACCAACTAATACTGATACTTGGACCCGGTCCAGGAAAATGACATGAGTACTGAGAAAAATAACTAGTCGGTTATCTAACTACCCACTGTAGTTGACTTTACATAGCTATGGGCAGTAACCATTTTTTAATGAAGTTACTTTTTCTATGGCTAAAAAGGGTTTTTCTGAGGTTTTTCTTTAGCTTGTTCCTCACAAgaacttacatttatttataacctctACAAGTATCGTAAGAACCGTTAATTTATAGGTAAGTTACATGTAGAATtgtcgggaatcgaacctgtgTGCAGATACAGCCGTTTTGTCTTTCCGACTTAATCTTTTGATTAAATGTCTTACTACATTTAtgaacatttaaattatatcaaaagCAAATTGATTGATTGCTACGACGCTACAATTTAATTTAGGACTACGATCAACCTTTGAACTCAGTCtatcaaaacattatttaaagctTTATGCCTTTGATCTCTTTAAAAAACTATATTAAGCTTTTAAAAAGGCATACTCTTTTGGAAAATTGATGCTTTATAGAAATACATAGTTTACTGGAAAGATCTTATccagtaattataatttttcattaaacAACTCCCGATTACATTTAACCTACCCTAACAACTTAtatattatctgcctagccttttccctaatAACAACTAAGCAACTAAATTctaattagaatattagtaGGCAAACAAACGATTGCAATCGCGACCGGTAACGTGCAGTTCAGTGGTGTAGAATGCACATTCTGCATTAATTAATCCGTGGGAAAATCGTGTAAGCTGCACTATCTAATTAGTACCTATATTGTTtgtgattattattaaatttaaggTAACTTGatttttatgtatgttaaaaaaatatttaaatcacagtattttttatattaattattattattgttataaaagggccttttaaaatgtaatttaagttGAGATAATTGTCTTCTAATAACACTCTAAATATAAACTAAAgttaatccaaaaaaaaaaatcctagcTGACCTAATTCTAAGTTAACAAACACTTACGTAAGACTTCATAGTGTAAATTAAGCACTGCACTGAAACTTTAACACTGTAAGGATCGAAGCACACTGTGCATATGTGCTCTAAGGCCCACAAACCACTTATATAAGGCTGGTCGCACACAACCCCACTATTGGAGCCATTGGTTTAACTTCAAACGCGAGTATTTGCGACACTTAGCACCCGTGTTGCAGGTATGCTGGCAATTTGGACGTTATTCAAATTAGCTGGAAAATTAGTCATTGTTTTTGTAATGAGTTTTGGGTATTGTGGGCCGATCTTTGATTGTTGCGGGATGTAATTTTGTTCTTAAGTTTAGGGTTGTATTTGTCGATAAGGAATGAAAGGTGAAGTTTTGCATAATTTTAGTGCATAGTCGAAAAAAGCCAGAAAAGTATTAGTATTTATATGTAATCTATTGATTCTATTctatgttcttttttttgttcTCCTATAACACATAGTAATATTGTGAAATCTATCATGTGCTCAAAATTACTCTCAGTTCACAGTTGACAGTAGACAGAGTGTACCAGCACTGGATATGAAAATTTTTATGATAGTATTTCTTCcctgatattttatttcagtttagtAAAGTAAATGACTCAGTTTACCTTTTCTTTTCTTcattcaaattcttaaaaatggTCTATTATTTATCTTCTAAATCATAAATTTTACATGTTCGTCCCATTACACTAATTAAGCAACTGCAGCCCTTCGAACAGTCATCCACCAAACCACTCCAATTCCAACTTTCACCGCGGCACATTTTAACTGCTTCCCCGTCCAATTTACCAAGACCCTTGTCCATAGTTCGTCCACGCAATCTATATCTTCAGAGCACCTCTTTTCCCGTACCCTATATACTACCAGAGGTCATCTTACCTGGTTACGTCGAGACATATCTGAACATTTGTCCACCTCGTTTGAAAATGACGTAAATTATAGCAAAGGCGATTTACTGGAAAGGATATTTCGACCAGGGTcttgattctgctaagttaataatgtgacaattggataagaattgaatctcaatagcagttttaatcttagcgggcattctgctactaatacatataagaccaatcgtattccaatgaaaTTTCATTGATCTGCCATAAGGCTACAGGgtagtctgctctacaatcatattgcaatcgtaaatcaacAGACATGTTTCTTAAACAAAGAGTCGTGATTGAATTttagttggatatcaatcgtagATAGCTTAAGTAATATTGGCAGACTCAGGCCCCAGATTATAATGATAAGCGCAATGGATAGTATCCTTATTGATTGTAATCTGATTAAGTGATAGTGGCTGCAAATTGTATGGATCTTGGATGGAGGTTTTGACATATTCTGCTCACATAATGTGATAACTAGACGATTAGATATTTCATTTTGTGAAATTTACAGCTAATGGCACAAAATatgcttaattttattattttttgagaaGTTTACTGTTTCTTGTAATCACACTTTCTTTTTCCATTCTCCGTTTTCCTtccttttgtaatatttacCTAATCTATGTACCTATCTCTGAAGGAACTATATTATCAGAACAGTCTCAAGTCCGATTtcgataaaaaaacaaatgaatgagtGTAAAACTCCTTGTAACATACTTGTAGTTTGTGGTATCATAAAAAGCTAACAAAAGGCGATCGATTCTATCGATTTGTTTCACATCGTTTATCGAGTAAACTGCACGTTCTCACGGTACCTGTATCAGCTTAGCTTATTAGTCACAAGGGCCGAAAAGTAATTGTTAAACGCTACCTACGCCTTAGTATAATTGGTATGCTTATAACTGCATGTGTCTTAAATTACTTACGACTGTATAAGACtggctgttttcccgcggtatcACTCACTATATCCCGTGAGAAAGATTGCCCGTACCGggaaaaaatatagtatatatgttactcgggaatattgtaactttccaacagtgaaagaatttttcaaatcggttcggtTATATTACTAGTACTAGTGATAAAAGTATCTGAGTAAGTAGGATCGACTTCATCGTATCGATCGAGATAGTACAATACAGCACTAAAATAGGTATCGAGTGTTTTGGAGATTTCTGCATTGAATCGATTAAAAAGTCTAATGATACAAGTATACAACGCCATTTAGGGGTTACTTTTTTCCAAGGATGGAAAAATACAGCGTATGTGACGATTGATGGGGACATTCGACATTGGACGCTTTCCAATTGACATGacaaatgtaggtaaataggtaAAAGGTTGCACCTAGGTAAACACACTGTTAAGCGAGCCATAGATTACAAAGCTTATAAGGTACATGGGCGCATCGGTTTTGCAGTGTCTTGTTCACAACTTAGATTTTTTGTCATGTAGGCACATTGTCTAAATAATTGAATTTGAATCTACATAATGATATATACCTGTGTACGCCCAAAATAACTTTACACTTCTGAAGTTAGCGATTTGTCTCTTTGCGTAGTTGTTCGTAGAGACATTGTTGAGAAGCTTATTGCTTCTCTGAAGTTTTGTATCATTTAGAATCatgaacaaacaaaacactactgcaCATGCGTGAAACGAAACGTCAAATGCTAACTTCAGAATATCAAAATTAACCGGCGCGAACTATATACCACTGACAGGTAATTTTTAGATCTGTAAAAGCATAATCTGGAAGCATTGTAACATTGCAAAACGCCGGGTAGTAAAAATCGAAAACCAGTATCTTAGAAAGGATCTAGTTGGATGCAATTGTAAGTGCACCCATAAGTTGCATTGTGACTCACCATTACCGCGTTTGGTCAAGTGTAGTAGGTACCTCGTTTTACTTTCATTTGCTATTTACATAATCGGCCTAATAAAGATAGAAGTGCCTGATGAAAATCAGGGATTTAAATGTATTCATTAATATATAAGTTTCtaatttgttttcagttttGGGATTggttgtttataatattttgattgacTTCATATATAGAGGAACTTTTCAATCGGACTTTTGTAAATCGTCATGTAGTCTTATcttgaatttcaataaaatattagtaatcATCGTTCTCGTGTTCTCATCGATTTCACTaatttttttgattatttttttaatccctATTTTAGCCGATATATGTCACGAACATGTACGCTAGATAGGACCCTAAATATTACATAGAAATCTTTTTACTACTGCTAATTTCTTTAAATTCGAATGGGTGAGGAAGTACTCAAGTAAAAGTatgtgtgaaaatattttttgatagatccaaaaactcaaaaaatattctatctatcttatGTCTAAGACAAGTTTATTCAGAAGACAATACAGTGCACATAAGGATATTCTTACATAGAAGCCCTTCACCTGCAGTAGTAAATGTCAGGCGGCGACATTGCGGGGTTACGGGGCTACGGTGCCTGTTGCCTACCCAC
The window above is part of the Helicoverpa zea isolate HzStark_Cry1AcR chromosome 14, ilHelZeax1.1, whole genome shotgun sequence genome. Proteins encoded here:
- the LOC124636678 gene encoding tetra-peptide repeat homeobox protein 1-like, whose protein sequence is MTEIAVLFLAASVLAEPEPSKVVQKRSGLVGHYGVSAPLIGHGVALGHGHFGYAGHLGGGPIGPIAAGYAAGPLVGGPIGGAIVGADVHTTVTKHVGVPVPAPYPVPVDRPYPVAVKVAVPVPVDRPYAVPVPKPYPVTVEKHVAVPVDRPVPVPVPHAVPYPVIKQVGVPVPQPYPVAVPKPVAVPVPAPVAVPIVKSYASAPIIHDFHGHGLAHGHSLHSKYGW